From the Lepisosteus oculatus isolate fLepOcu1 chromosome 1, fLepOcu1.hap2, whole genome shotgun sequence genome, one window contains:
- the hacd4 gene encoding very-long-chain (3R)-3-hydroxyacyl-CoA dehydratase 4 — MRDTIRLVYLFIYNLLQFCGHTWIFSNMTARVFSFGKDALADTFYSIGVVMSLCQLLSVLELFHILDGIENSKLLPRFLQVLERNFILFVVIVSQEEMQSRYIVCMLFYLWNILGLLQYPYGLLSLISTPSYNFTWAHFTLWIPVYPLAVLAEVITVYQSLPFFETLGTFSFNVTLPAPIYIHFPYVLQIYMPVLAVGACINISQLLVERNQQLEGNNKKLKRK, encoded by the exons ATGAG GGACACCATTAGGCTTGTGtatctttttatatataatctGCTGCAGTTCTGTGGGCATACATGGATTTTTTCAAACATGACAGCGAGAGTTTTTTCATTTGGGAAAG ATGCCTTGGCAGATACGTTCTATTCCATTGGAGTTGTTATGAGCTTGTGCCAGTTGTTGTCAGTGCTGGAGCTATTCCATATTTTAGATGGTATTGAGAACAGTAAACTACTGCCTAGGTTCTTACAG GTACTGGAAAGAAACTTCATTTTGTTTGTAGTAATTGTAAGCCAGGAGGAGATGCAAAGCAGATATATCGTTTGTATGCTTTTTTATCTGTGGAATATTCTAGGCCTGTTACA GTATCCATATGGACTTCTGTCTCTTATAAGCACTCCATCATACAATTTTACTTGGGCTCATTTTACCCTATGGATTCCAGTATACCCTCTAGCAGTCCTTGCTGAAG tGATCACTGTTTATCAATCCTTACCATTCTTTGAAACCCTgggaacattttcatttaatgtgacactaccAGCACCAATATACATCCATTTTCCTTATGTGCTACAGATCTACATGCCAGTACTTGCTGTTG ggGCCTGCATAAACATCAGTCAGCTACTGGTGGAAAGAAACCAGCAACTGGAAGGCAACAATAAAAAgctgaaaaggaaatga